One genomic window of Desulfuromonas sp. AOP6 includes the following:
- a CDS encoding amino acid ABC transporter ATP-binding protein: MIDARQVVKIFHGRGQVVRAVDDVSTHVSKGEVVVVIGPSGSGKSTFLRCLNGLETFDSGHIVIDGMDLADRRTDINQVRREVGMVFQQFNLFPHKTVLQNITLAQQVVRGRKNAEAEETARALLKKVGIAEKEAEYPARLSGGQQQRVAIARALAMNPKVMLFDEPTSALDPEMVGEVLDVMKQLAREGMTMVVVTHEMGFAREVADRVLFMDAGKLVEEGTPAEIFSNPREERTKLFLNQVL, encoded by the coding sequence GTGATTGATGCACGGCAGGTTGTAAAAATTTTCCACGGCCGCGGCCAGGTCGTTCGCGCCGTCGACGACGTTTCGACCCACGTTTCCAAAGGCGAGGTTGTGGTCGTCATCGGACCTTCCGGGTCAGGCAAATCGACTTTTCTGCGCTGTCTGAACGGCCTGGAGACTTTCGATTCCGGCCATATCGTCATCGACGGCATGGATCTGGCCGACCGCCGCACCGACATCAATCAGGTGCGCCGTGAGGTGGGCATGGTCTTCCAGCAATTCAACCTCTTTCCCCACAAGACCGTGCTGCAGAACATCACCCTGGCTCAGCAGGTAGTACGGGGGCGTAAGAATGCCGAGGCAGAAGAGACAGCGCGTGCATTATTGAAAAAGGTCGGCATCGCCGAGAAGGAAGCGGAGTATCCGGCCCGCCTCTCCGGCGGTCAGCAGCAGCGGGTGGCCATAGCCCGCGCCCTGGCCATGAACCCCAAGGTCATGCTCTTTGACGAGCCGACCAGCGCCCTTGACCCTGAGATGGTCGGCGAAGTACTCGATGTCATGAAACAACTGGCCCGCGAGGGGATGACCATGGTGGTGGTGACGCACGAAATGGGCTTTGCCCGCGAGGTGGCGGACCGGGTGCTGTTTATGGACGCGGGAAAACTCGTGGAAGAAGGTACCCCGGCGGAAATCTTTTCGAACCCCCGGGAAGAACGCACGAAACTCTTTCTCAATCAAGTTCTGTAA
- a CDS encoding AzlC family ABC transporter permease: MTHRNNAANEARQDIAPGWLREGLAAAAPIALGYFPLGLAMGVLGQKAGLSAGMVAVMSLLVYAGSAQFIAVAMLGTGAGPGAIILTTFVVNFRHLLMSFALSVPLRGARRGFLSLFSYGITDETFAVNMTRFRQGGWDRQRALVVNEGSHLAWVGATTCGAWAGAFIPAGAFGIDYALVAMFLCLLVFQLQGRLYVLTALATAILSVVLYLFVPGNAYVVLASVGGATIGFLLQKRKNRTRRVS, from the coding sequence GTGACACACAGGAACAACGCCGCGAATGAGGCGAGACAGGATATTGCGCCGGGCTGGCTGCGCGAGGGACTGGCCGCGGCCGCCCCCATCGCCCTCGGCTACTTTCCCCTGGGCCTGGCCATGGGCGTACTGGGCCAGAAAGCCGGACTCTCGGCCGGCATGGTCGCCGTGATGTCGCTGCTGGTCTATGCCGGCAGTGCCCAGTTCATCGCCGTGGCCATGCTGGGAACGGGAGCGGGGCCGGGGGCGATCATCCTGACCACCTTCGTTGTCAACTTCCGCCATCTGCTCATGAGCTTCGCCCTGTCGGTGCCCCTGCGCGGGGCGCGTCGCGGTTTTTTGTCCCTCTTTTCCTACGGCATCACCGACGAGACCTTCGCAGTCAACATGACCCGTTTCCGCCAGGGGGGCTGGGATCGGCAGCGCGCCCTGGTGGTTAACGAAGGCTCCCACCTGGCCTGGGTCGGCGCCACCACCTGCGGGGCCTGGGCCGGGGCCTTCATCCCCGCCGGCGCCTTCGGCATCGACTATGCCCTGGTGGCGATGTTCCTCTGTCTGCTGGTCTTTCAGCTGCAGGGGCGTCTCTATGTACTGACCGCCCTGGCCACGGCGATCCTTTCCGTCGTCCTCTACCTGTTCGTTCCCGGCAACGCCTACGTGGTGCTGGCTTCGGTGGGTGGGGCCACCATCGGCTTTCTGCTGCAGAAACGCAAAAACCGCACGCGGAGGGTGTCATGA
- a CDS encoding AzlD domain-containing protein, which yields MSLVDYLLLVAGMGAVTYIPRWLPLFALAQRRLPQGLVDWLRLIPVAILSALVAPALLTDSAERALSLGKPEFWVAIPTLLFACRTRSLAGTVIFGMFLFWLAGKF from the coding sequence ATGAGTCTGGTGGACTATTTGCTACTGGTCGCCGGAATGGGAGCTGTGACCTACATCCCCCGCTGGCTCCCCCTCTTTGCCCTGGCCCAGCGCCGACTTCCTCAGGGGCTGGTCGACTGGTTGCGCCTGATCCCCGTGGCCATCCTCAGCGCCCTGGTGGCACCGGCACTGCTGACCGATAGCGCCGAGCGTGCCCTGTCCTTGGGCAAACCCGAATTCTGGGTGGCCATCCCCACCCTTCTCTTCGCCTGTCGCACCCGTTCCCTGGCCGGGACCGTCATCTTCGGCATGTTCCTGTTCTGGCTGGCGGGAAAGTTCTGA
- a CDS encoding hotdog fold thioesterase, with amino-acid sequence MGIWFREYALEEINAMSVGNLGEHLGIEFTEIGESSITGRMPVESRVHQPFGVLHGGASVALAEHLGSIAGNLCVDQERQACVGQEINANHLRPVRTGFVSGIATPIHIGGRSQVWEIRISNEQGQLVCISRLTLAVVAHRSSQRASSPSP; translated from the coding sequence ATGGGAATCTGGTTCAGGGAATATGCTCTGGAAGAAATAAACGCCATGTCGGTGGGGAACCTGGGCGAGCACCTGGGTATCGAATTTACCGAGATCGGCGAAAGTTCCATTACAGGCCGGATGCCGGTAGAGTCTCGGGTGCACCAGCCTTTCGGCGTCCTCCACGGTGGCGCTTCCGTCGCTTTGGCCGAACATTTGGGCAGCATCGCCGGGAACCTTTGCGTCGATCAGGAACGGCAGGCCTGCGTGGGTCAGGAGATCAACGCCAACCATCTGCGCCCGGTGCGCACGGGCTTTGTCAGCGGCATCGCCACGCCCATCCATATCGGCGGACGTTCGCAGGTGTGGGAAATCCGTATCAGCAATGAACAGGGCCAGCTGGTCTGTATCTCGCGCCTGACCCTGGCCGTGGTGGCGCACCGTTCCAGCCAGAGGGCATCATCCCCATCCCCTTAA
- a CDS encoding protein-L-isoaspartate(D-aspartate) O-methyltransferase, with the protein MKQDRLQEMLRVIDLEYGQTAYATGRLRAPARVLEAMARVPRDAFVPAEMKARAYDNNALPIGQGQTISQPFIVALMTDLLEPEPDDVILEIGTGSGYQAAVLSQLVKQVYSLEVVPDLAERSARLLAEQGCANVEVIGGDGTRGLPERAPFDGIIVTAAARHIPPALPQQLKPGGHLVIPVGPAFGHQELLVVDREKDGQIRSRSVLGVVFVPLTGVGLAEG; encoded by the coding sequence ATGAAACAGGATCGCCTACAGGAGATGCTGCGGGTCATCGACCTGGAATACGGTCAGACCGCCTATGCCACGGGGCGCCTCAGGGCACCTGCACGCGTTCTCGAAGCCATGGCCCGCGTGCCCCGGGACGCTTTCGTACCCGCGGAGATGAAAGCCCGCGCCTATGACAACAACGCTCTCCCCATCGGTCAGGGGCAGACCATCTCCCAACCCTTCATCGTGGCGCTGATGACCGACCTGCTGGAGCCCGAGCCGGATGACGTCATCCTGGAGATCGGGACGGGTTCGGGTTATCAGGCGGCGGTTCTGTCTCAGTTGGTGAAACAGGTCTACAGCCTGGAGGTCGTCCCTGACCTGGCCGAGCGCAGCGCCCGTTTGCTGGCGGAGCAGGGATGCGCCAATGTGGAGGTCATCGGTGGGGACGGCACTAGGGGCCTGCCGGAGCGGGCACCCTTTGACGGCATCATCGTCACGGCCGCCGCCCGCCATATTCCGCCGGCATTGCCGCAGCAGTTGAAGCCGGGAGGGCACCTGGTCATCCCCGTGGGGCCGGCTTTTGGACACCAGGAACTGCTGGTAGTCGACAGAGAGAAAGATGGTCAAATCCGCAGCCGCTCCGTCCTCGGCGTGGTTTTTGTGCCCCTGACGGGCGTGGGGTTGGCCGAGGGATAA
- the ylqF gene encoding ribosome biogenesis GTPase YlqF, whose translation MAIKWYPGHMNKARRLISETMRTIDVVIEVLDARLPASSANPLLAELRGSKPCIKLLNKADLADPEVTRQWGLFFERQHGVKAIALEAKNRSSVPRLLKLIRSLVPHRGVPGKPLRVMVVGIPNVGKSTLINTLAGRAIAKVGDKPAITKSQQQIDLKNGIVLSDTPGILWPNLADQDGAYRLAASGAIGDTVMEYPEVALFALDYLTRRYPEGLKARYRLTELPATPSDLLHEIGRRRGCLVAGGEVDRHRAAEILLFELRGGKIGRVSLETPDELSGDVGETVENSEPPEDAFQN comes from the coding sequence ATGGCGATAAAATGGTATCCCGGGCACATGAACAAGGCCCGGCGGTTGATCAGCGAGACCATGCGCACTATCGATGTCGTCATCGAAGTGCTTGATGCCCGTTTGCCCGCCTCCAGCGCCAATCCGTTGCTGGCCGAACTGCGTGGCAGCAAACCTTGCATCAAGCTGCTCAACAAGGCCGATCTGGCCGATCCCGAGGTGACCCGCCAGTGGGGTCTTTTTTTCGAGCGTCAGCATGGCGTCAAGGCCATCGCCCTTGAAGCGAAAAACCGATCGTCGGTACCGCGCCTGCTTAAACTCATCCGCAGTCTGGTACCCCATCGTGGTGTCCCCGGCAAGCCCCTGCGGGTCATGGTGGTGGGGATCCCCAATGTGGGCAAGTCCACTCTTATCAATACCCTGGCCGGCCGTGCCATCGCCAAGGTGGGGGACAAGCCGGCTATCACCAAGAGCCAGCAGCAGATCGACCTGAAAAACGGTATTGTCCTTTCGGATACGCCGGGCATCCTCTGGCCCAACCTGGCCGACCAGGATGGCGCCTACCGCCTGGCCGCCAGCGGCGCCATCGGCGACACGGTCATGGAATATCCCGAGGTAGCCCTGTTCGCCCTGGATTATCTGACTCGACGTTACCCGGAGGGGTTGAAGGCCCGTTACCGTTTGACGGAGCTGCCGGCAACGCCCTCCGACCTGCTGCATGAGATCGGTCGCCGGCGGGGTTGTCTGGTCGCCGGCGGTGAGGTTGACCGCCATCGTGCCGCCGAGATTCTGCTGTTCGAACTGCGCGGGGGGAAAATAGGTCGTGTCAGCCTGGAGACCCCGGACGAGCTGTCGGGCGACGTAGGTGAAACCGTCGAGAACAGCGAGCCGCCGGAAGACGCGTTTCAGAACTGA
- a CDS encoding PilZ domain-containing protein: MENQDRRESARKDSLNFLDYVVLDQNGQVVDQGMGRTRNVCEKGLMLQTHVPLEEYHTVLLTLGLEDEVVELKGSVVHEEFCPDEGICSGIEFTEIDERGRRVLQKYLKAFRAAEGK; encoded by the coding sequence ATGGAGAATCAGGACCGTCGGGAATCTGCGCGTAAGGATTCGCTTAATTTTCTGGATTACGTCGTTTTGGATCAGAATGGGCAGGTGGTGGATCAGGGGATGGGTCGCACCCGCAATGTCTGTGAAAAAGGGTTGATGCTGCAGACGCATGTGCCGCTGGAAGAGTACCACACCGTCCTGCTGACGCTGGGACTGGAGGATGAAGTGGTGGAGCTCAAGGGCTCGGTGGTGCACGAGGAATTCTGTCCTGATGAGGGTATCTGCTCGGGGATCGAGTTTACTGAAATCGATGAGCGGGGTCGACGGGTGCTGCAGAAGTACCTGAAGGCCTTCAGGGCGGCTGAAGGAAAATAG
- the cbiE gene encoding precorrin-6y C5,15-methyltransferase (decarboxylating) subunit CbiE yields MKKVYVIGAGVEGQEGFSGRALDLINQATRLFGSEHLLALFPKFSGEKVVVDSNASGLLERLNVEKGISVILATGDPLFFSIGRYLLRNLPGECLEFVPNVSSVQYAFAKIKEPWDDAVFISAEGRGIKGSVDRVVANNKAAVLTDKVNTPAAIAEEMIRRGRDGYAAYLCENLGTAEERIVVTDVRGLLENKAAPLNVLILIKEYEGGGDDYIPSLGIPDEEFSTTKHLITKEEIRVVTLAKLNLRHDMILWDVGAGSGSVSIEADSLLPNGRIFAIERNAEYVGFIKENLNRFNARHVTLVEGEAPTVFDDLPDPDRVFIGGSGGNLWDILEAVDGRLPAEGRIVLNATTLDTLTAANEFFDNAGYQVEVTTINIARTRPLTDYKMFEAYNPVFIVVAVKD; encoded by the coding sequence ATGAAAAAAGTGTATGTGATAGGAGCGGGTGTCGAAGGGCAGGAAGGATTCAGCGGCCGGGCCCTCGACCTCATCAACCAGGCCACGCGTCTCTTTGGCAGCGAGCATCTGCTGGCCCTTTTTCCGAAATTCTCCGGCGAAAAGGTGGTGGTCGACAGTAACGCCAGCGGGCTGCTTGAGCGTCTGAACGTTGAAAAGGGGATTTCCGTGATCCTTGCCACCGGCGATCCGCTCTTTTTCAGCATCGGGCGCTACCTGCTGCGCAATCTGCCCGGGGAATGCCTCGAATTTGTACCGAATGTCAGTTCGGTGCAGTATGCCTTCGCCAAGATCAAGGAGCCCTGGGACGATGCCGTTTTCATCTCCGCCGAAGGCCGGGGCATCAAGGGGTCTGTTGATCGCGTCGTCGCCAACAATAAGGCGGCCGTACTGACCGACAAGGTCAATACGCCGGCGGCTATTGCCGAAGAAATGATCCGGCGGGGTCGGGATGGCTACGCGGCCTATCTCTGCGAGAACCTCGGGACGGCCGAAGAGCGCATCGTTGTCACCGATGTGCGCGGGTTGCTGGAAAACAAGGCGGCCCCCCTCAATGTCCTTATCCTCATCAAGGAATATGAAGGCGGCGGTGACGATTACATCCCCTCTCTCGGGATTCCCGATGAGGAATTTTCGACCACCAAACATCTGATCACCAAGGAAGAAATCCGGGTGGTGACCCTGGCCAAGCTCAATCTGCGCCACGACATGATTCTGTGGGACGTCGGGGCGGGTTCCGGTTCGGTCAGTATCGAAGCGGACTCCCTGCTCCCCAATGGACGCATCTTTGCCATCGAACGCAATGCCGAGTATGTCGGTTTTATCAAGGAGAACCTGAATCGCTTCAATGCCCGCCATGTGACGCTGGTTGAAGGTGAGGCGCCCACGGTGTTCGACGATCTGCCTGATCCCGACCGTGTTTTCATCGGGGGCTCAGGGGGAAACCTCTGGGATATCCTTGAAGCGGTCGATGGGCGGCTCCCCGCCGAAGGACGTATCGTACTTAATGCCACCACCCTCGATACGCTGACCGCCGCCAACGAATTTTTCGACAACGCCGGTTACCAGGTCGAGGTAACGACCATCAATATCGCCCGCACCCGGCCCTTGACCGATTACAAGATGTTCGAGGCTTACAATCCCGTGTTTATCGTGGTGGCCGTCAAAGATTAG
- the cobC gene encoding alpha-ribazole phosphatase, with the protein MNPTRVYLIRHGQVQGHEQKRYNGQTDVALTEKGRAQFGMLQMRLQERAIRAVYTSDLGRCVEGARILAHAHGLEPLIKPALRELHVGEWEGRTWQELQASYPKQWQDRLDDLMHYRVPGGENLLDLAQRVRPALEDILRAHPGEEVVIVGHGGVNRLILLDAIGAPLQKMFHLAQDYGCLNIIDYHTDGLRVVSLLNG; encoded by the coding sequence ATGAATCCTACCCGCGTTTACCTTATTCGACATGGCCAGGTTCAGGGGCATGAGCAGAAACGATACAATGGTCAGACTGACGTGGCCCTGACTGAAAAAGGGCGAGCCCAGTTCGGCATGCTTCAGATGCGTCTGCAGGAGCGTGCCATCAGGGCCGTCTATACCAGCGACCTGGGGCGCTGTGTAGAGGGAGCCAGGATTCTCGCCCACGCCCATGGCCTGGAACCGCTCATCAAACCGGCTCTGCGAGAACTTCATGTCGGCGAGTGGGAAGGCCGCACTTGGCAGGAATTGCAGGCGAGCTATCCGAAACAATGGCAGGATCGCCTTGACGATCTGATGCATTATCGGGTTCCCGGCGGTGAAAACCTGCTTGATCTGGCGCAACGCGTGCGGCCGGCTCTGGAGGATATCCTCCGTGCCCACCCTGGGGAAGAGGTCGTCATTGTGGGGCACGGCGGTGTGAACCGCCTCATTCTGCTGGATGCCATCGGCGCACCCCTTCAAAAGATGTTTCACCTGGCCCAGGATTACGGCTGCCTGAATATTATCGATTATCATACCGACGGCCTCAGGGTGGTTTCCCTGCTGAACGGCTGA
- a CDS encoding DUF4405 domain-containing protein, whose protein sequence is MSPSIFRPRNFITLLVTFSGLIMTVSGFVLYVVPEGRVAYWTDWRLLGLSKQAWGSIHTNLSFLFFLVLAFHLYYNWRVLMAYLKDRLRQQFTLRRELVAALALGLVVVGGSAAQWPPFLQVMELGAAAKKAWYAGEDVQPPFPHAELMPLAELARRIDLNLPGVLDVLAEEGYAAESSEVTLKDLAQRHGASPMQLFEMIMADDRVYR, encoded by the coding sequence ATGTCACCGTCAATTTTTCGTCCGCGCAACTTCATTACCCTGCTCGTCACCTTCAGCGGTCTGATCATGACCGTCTCCGGTTTCGTGCTCTATGTCGTCCCCGAGGGCCGGGTAGCCTACTGGACCGACTGGAGGCTGCTGGGGCTGAGCAAACAGGCCTGGGGCAGCATTCATACAAATCTCAGTTTCCTCTTTTTTCTCGTCCTCGCCTTCCACCTCTATTACAACTGGCGGGTGCTGATGGCCTATCTCAAGGACCGTCTGCGGCAACAATTCACTCTGCGCCGCGAATTGGTCGCCGCCCTGGCTCTCGGTCTGGTCGTCGTCGGCGGTAGCGCGGCCCAGTGGCCGCCCTTTTTGCAGGTTATGGAGCTGGGCGCCGCGGCCAAAAAAGCCTGGTATGCCGGCGAAGATGTGCAGCCTCCCTTCCCCCACGCCGAACTCATGCCGCTGGCCGAGTTGGCCCGGCGCATCGACCTCAATCTGCCCGGTGTACTGGATGTGCTCGCAGAAGAGGGCTATGCGGCGGAGTCGAGCGAAGTCACCCTCAAGGATCTCGCCCAACGCCATGGCGCATCACCCATGCAGCTGTTCGAAATGATCATGGCGGATGATCGTGTCTATCGCTGA
- the yihA gene encoding ribosome biogenesis GTP-binding protein YihA/YsxC, with product MLIKTAEFVKSATRPDNYPESDLPEVAFAGRSNVGKSTLINVLVNRKALVRTSSTPGRTQLLNFFDINGTFSLVDLPGYGFAKVPLAVKKDWGPMVRTFLERRHNLRAVVILFDIRRVPREEDLQLLDWLEEYQIPTIPVLTKVDKVSRGQREKQIKPIMAATGLPRDAFSLFSALNREGKDEVWERIEDALAQDRQEVGIIEEDA from the coding sequence TTGCTCATTAAAACCGCAGAATTTGTCAAAAGCGCCACCCGTCCCGACAACTATCCCGAGAGCGATCTCCCCGAGGTCGCCTTTGCCGGTCGCAGTAATGTGGGTAAAAGCACCCTGATCAACGTGTTGGTCAACCGCAAGGCCCTGGTCAGAACGTCGTCGACGCCGGGCCGGACGCAGCTCCTGAATTTTTTCGACATCAACGGCACCTTTTCCCTGGTTGATTTACCCGGCTACGGTTTTGCGAAGGTACCTTTGGCGGTCAAGAAGGACTGGGGCCCCATGGTGAGGACCTTTCTGGAGAGGCGCCACAACCTGCGGGCGGTGGTCATTCTTTTCGATATCCGCCGGGTTCCCCGGGAGGAGGATCTCCAGCTGCTGGACTGGCTGGAAGAATACCAGATTCCGACCATTCCCGTTCTCACCAAGGTAGACAAGGTCTCTCGGGGGCAGCGCGAGAAGCAGATCAAACCGATTATGGCGGCTACGGGACTGCCGCGGGACGCCTTCAGCCTCTTTTCCGCCCTTAACCGCGAAGGCAAGGACGAAGTGTGGGAAAGGATCGAGGACGCGCTGGCCCAGGATCGCCAGGAAGTCGGAATCATCGAAGAGGACGCCTGA
- a CDS encoding ferritin: protein MLSPKMQDALNEQMKNEFFSAYLYMAMAGYFQSEDLPGIASWMRVQALEEMTHGEMFFNFICDAGGRTHLLPVDEPQNDFASPLGAFEFGLKHEQFVTESIGKLLDLARAENSHAAQVFLQWFVTEQVEEEASFSLIIRKLSRVKDDGRGLLMVDQELGQRVFTPPGAAGA from the coding sequence ATGCTCAGCCCCAAAATGCAGGATGCCTTGAACGAACAGATGAAAAACGAGTTCTTTTCCGCCTATCTGTACATGGCCATGGCTGGTTATTTTCAATCGGAAGATCTGCCGGGCATTGCCAGCTGGATGCGCGTTCAGGCTCTGGAAGAGATGACGCATGGCGAAATGTTCTTCAATTTTATCTGCGATGCCGGGGGACGCACCCACCTTTTGCCCGTGGATGAGCCCCAGAATGATTTTGCCTCGCCGCTGGGCGCCTTTGAGTTCGGACTCAAGCATGAACAGTTCGTGACCGAATCCATCGGCAAGCTGCTTGATCTGGCGCGTGCTGAAAACAGTCACGCCGCCCAGGTCTTTCTGCAATGGTTCGTTACCGAACAGGTCGAGGAAGAGGCCAGCTTTTCCCTGATCATTCGCAAGCTTTCCCGCGTCAAAGATGACGGACGCGGGCTGCTCATGGTCGACCAGGAACTGGGACAACGCGTCTTTACACCCCCTGGCGCGGCGGGAGCTTAA
- a CDS encoding ferritin family protein: MDLQEAIKRSIQTEKNAMDFYRLAATHMKDADAKRVFEVLARDEKEHAGQFFAIYKGSEINSFDDFIATPPKEESDWMADLRKMLNADFNERQAMELAMKKEQQLEKALREMAAKVDDPQVRQVYEDNAKSTNHHYQVIESEYARLMGMVHETDIDTFVRE, translated from the coding sequence ATGGATTTACAGGAAGCGATCAAACGTTCCATTCAGACGGAAAAAAACGCCATGGATTTTTATCGTCTGGCGGCTACTCACATGAAAGACGCCGATGCCAAACGGGTTTTCGAGGTACTGGCCCGCGACGAAAAAGAGCATGCGGGCCAGTTCTTTGCCATCTACAAGGGCAGTGAGATCAACTCATTTGATGACTTTATCGCCACGCCGCCCAAAGAAGAGTCTGATTGGATGGCCGATCTGCGCAAAATGCTCAACGCCGACTTCAACGAGCGTCAGGCCATGGAACTGGCCATGAAAAAGGAACAGCAGCTTGAAAAGGCGCTACGGGAGATGGCCGCCAAGGTCGATGATCCCCAGGTGCGCCAGGTATACGAAGACAACGCCAAATCCACCAATCATCACTACCAGGTTATTGAATCGGAATACGCCCGCCTCATGGGCATGGTGCATGAGACGGACATCGATACCTTCGTGCGCGAATAG